One genomic segment of Streptomyces niveus includes these proteins:
- a CDS encoding ferric reductase-like transmembrane domain-containing protein: MNPPPEPVTPDAEKTPAPDVVPDVAPVPDVAPSPASDVGPAPDVAPAAAGSAARATAAAPSRVTLRSDIRASWLDGLVALVVTAAVFVILFVRIKSEASSTLTVMPFMADTSAFWMYYLSQAFGWSALLWAWGTVIIGLLLSGPRPARLPLSGPRLERLHRTTSLNTIALIVAHALLFAAELIYQDTDAWPSRVGTAVLETFIPGGYNSGTGVWAMPIGQAALYLAIPLGLLFYVRHRIGPKTWRVLHRFVLVVYILSVWHTLLYGTNVWYDGAFRNTVWLLQLPIAALFLLRLLRPARRSERLASAGAHRGSKAGWGLRLTGRVAAVAIIGVLVAVIASGRDGGRTVPPEDTSSTHVHDD, encoded by the coding sequence ATGAATCCGCCCCCAGAGCCCGTGACGCCCGACGCAGAGAAGACCCCGGCCCCCGACGTGGTCCCGGACGTCGCCCCGGTCCCGGACGTGGCCCCGTCCCCGGCCTCGGACGTCGGCCCGGCCCCGGACGTCGCCCCGGCCGCCGCCGGAAGCGCCGCCCGTGCCACCGCCGCCGCGCCCTCGCGCGTCACCCTCCGTTCGGACATCCGCGCGAGCTGGCTCGACGGCCTGGTCGCCCTGGTCGTGACGGCCGCCGTCTTCGTCATCCTCTTCGTACGGATCAAGTCGGAGGCCTCGTCCACCCTGACGGTCATGCCGTTCATGGCGGACACGAGCGCCTTCTGGATGTACTACCTCAGCCAGGCGTTCGGCTGGTCCGCCCTGCTCTGGGCGTGGGGCACCGTCATCATCGGACTGCTGCTCTCCGGCCCGCGCCCCGCGCGCCTTCCGCTCTCCGGCCCACGCCTGGAACGTCTGCACCGCACCACCAGCCTCAACACGATCGCGCTCATCGTCGCCCACGCGCTGCTGTTCGCCGCCGAGTTGATCTATCAGGACACCGACGCGTGGCCCTCACGGGTGGGCACCGCCGTACTGGAGACGTTCATCCCCGGCGGCTACAACTCCGGCACCGGCGTCTGGGCCATGCCGATCGGCCAGGCCGCCCTCTACCTCGCCATCCCGCTCGGTCTGCTCTTCTACGTACGCCACCGCATCGGCCCGAAGACCTGGCGCGTCCTGCACCGCTTCGTGCTCGTCGTGTACATCCTGAGCGTGTGGCACACGCTGCTGTACGGCACGAACGTCTGGTACGACGGAGCCTTCCGCAACACCGTGTGGCTGCTCCAACTCCCCATCGCCGCCCTCTTCCTGCTCCGGCTCCTCCGCCCGGCCCGCCGCTCCGAACGCCTCGCGTCGGCGGGCGCGCACCGCGGATCGAAGGCCGGCTGGGGTCTGCGTCTGACGGGCCGGGTGGCGGCCGTGGCCATCATCGGTGTCCTGGTGGCGGTGATCGCCTCGGGGCGGGACGGTGGGCGTACGGTGCCGCCGGAGGACACGTCGTCCACGCACGTGCACGACGACTGA
- a CDS encoding sigma-70 family RNA polymerase sigma factor, with protein sequence MGDSVGTSADDSEITAWALAAGLGDRRAAELFVRATYDDVRRFVAHLSADVRGADDLTQETYLRALASLARFAGRSCARVWLLAIARRVVVDRYRRAAARPRIADTTDWVTVADRAQPRHLPGFEESVALADALAAMDPGRRQAFVLTRLIGLSYAEAADALGCPVGTIRSRVARARRDLAAIWAPEGERAEAGAEAETRAEPTVAVPV encoded by the coding sequence GTGGGCGATTCGGTCGGCACCTCCGCCGACGACTCCGAGATCACCGCGTGGGCACTGGCCGCCGGTCTCGGTGACCGGAGAGCCGCCGAACTGTTCGTACGGGCGACGTATGACGACGTACGCCGGTTCGTCGCGCACCTCAGCGCCGATGTGCGGGGCGCCGACGACCTCACCCAGGAGACGTATCTGCGGGCGCTGGCGAGCCTGGCGAGGTTCGCCGGGCGGTCCTGCGCGCGGGTGTGGCTGCTGGCGATCGCACGCCGGGTGGTCGTCGACCGCTACCGGCGCGCGGCCGCACGGCCCCGCATCGCCGACACCACGGACTGGGTGACCGTCGCGGACCGGGCCCAGCCGCGGCATCTCCCGGGCTTCGAGGAGTCCGTGGCGCTCGCGGACGCGCTGGCCGCGATGGATCCGGGGCGCCGGCAGGCGTTCGTACTGACCCGGCTCATCGGCCTCTCGTACGCGGAGGCCGCCGACGCGCTCGGCTGCCCGGTCGGGACGATCCGCTCCCGTGTGGCGCGCGCCCGGCGCGATCTCGCGGCGATCTGGGCGCCGGAGGGCGAGCGCGCGGAGGCGGGGGCGGAAGCGGAAACCAGGGCGGAGCCGACGGTGGCCGTTCCTGTGTAA
- a CDS encoding MFS transporter: MLRSASNRASSRAIPLTASQVFLLGASFLITLGSFAVLPYMSVLLHVRFGLGLGVVGAVLAVASLVQFSGGVVGAALAARIGLRATMLVALAVRTAGFAAFVPGLTRPLVAVGALFLVSCGAALYLPANKAYLVAGYGHERRPGLLAASGSAFNAGIALGPPAAAPFVLTSPAGLFTGVAVLFALVGAGHALLPGVADEKGERTEEKAEESAEGGAKVGAASGHQDDANPSALSTPSALPPFALTVLAVYVFMFFQHYLALYAVPRTSTAFYGTVLMGYAILLVVAQPLSARRLAALPYATALRIGFGAMAVGTAVLALGGRAGIAVGAVLLCLGEIVLFLKNDLEALDRSSAPAATVFGRQRLAAGLGAFAAAVVGGQLYGAAERASAVPVFWLLVSAQAVVLPALLVVCVAGTRRRARARARRRAGGELVGARHPR; the protein is encoded by the coding sequence CTGCTCCGGTCCGCGTCGAATCGGGCGTCGTCCCGTGCGATCCCCCTGACGGCGTCTCAAGTGTTCCTGCTCGGAGCCTCGTTCCTGATCACGCTCGGCAGCTTCGCCGTCCTTCCGTACATGTCGGTCCTGCTCCACGTACGGTTCGGGCTCGGCCTCGGGGTGGTGGGCGCCGTACTGGCCGTGGCGTCGCTGGTGCAGTTCTCCGGCGGTGTCGTGGGGGCCGCGCTGGCGGCCCGGATCGGGCTGCGGGCGACGATGCTGGTGGCGCTCGCGGTCCGTACGGCGGGCTTCGCCGCCTTCGTACCGGGGCTGACGCGGCCGCTCGTCGCGGTGGGTGCGCTGTTCCTGGTGTCGTGCGGGGCGGCGCTCTATCTGCCCGCCAACAAGGCTTATCTGGTGGCGGGTTATGGGCACGAGCGGCGGCCGGGGCTGCTGGCGGCGAGCGGTTCCGCCTTCAACGCGGGCATCGCGCTCGGGCCGCCGGCGGCGGCTCCGTTCGTACTGACGTCGCCCGCAGGGCTGTTCACGGGGGTCGCGGTGCTGTTCGCGCTGGTGGGGGCGGGGCATGCGCTGCTGCCGGGGGTGGCGGACGAGAAGGGGGAGAGGACAGAGGAGAAGGCGGAGGAGTCGGCGGAGGGTGGGGCCAAGGTTGGCGCGGCTTCCGGCCACCAGGACGACGCAAACCCCTCGGCCCTCTCGACCCCCTCGGCCCTCCCGCCGTTCGCGCTCACCGTGCTCGCCGTCTACGTCTTCATGTTCTTCCAGCACTACCTCGCCCTCTACGCCGTTCCCCGCACCTCCACCGCCTTCTACGGCACCGTCCTCATGGGCTACGCGATCCTCCTCGTCGTCGCCCAGCCGCTCTCCGCGCGCCGCCTCGCCGCGCTCCCGTACGCGACGGCGCTCCGGATCGGCTTCGGCGCGATGGCGGTGGGTACGGCGGTGCTCGCGCTCGGCGGCCGGGCGGGAATCGCGGTCGGGGCGGTCCTGCTCTGCCTCGGCGAGATCGTCCTCTTCCTGAAGAACGACCTGGAGGCGCTCGACCGGTCCTCCGCCCCCGCCGCGACGGTCTTCGGCCGGCAGCGGCTGGCGGCCGGGCTGGGGGCGTTCGCGGCGGCCGTGGTCGGGGGCCAGTTGTACGGGGCGGCCGAACGGGCCTCGGCGGTACCGGTGTTCTGGCTGCTGGTCAGCGCGCAGGCGGTGGTGCTGCCCGCGCTGCTGGTGGTGTGTGTGGCCGGGACACGGCGGCGGGCACGGGCGCGGGCCCGCCGCCGCGCGGGTGGCGAGCTTGTGGGGGCTCGCCACCCGCGCTGA
- a CDS encoding ATP-grasp domain-containing protein: MTIVALEALSFGLGRTARAAHASGHRFVLLTGDRSVYRHELATAHGAYGVDVIDVDTFDPDAVRDALASLPDLAGLINTTDTWSVPAADLAQELGLPGPDPEAVKLLRDKARVRRTLHRAGLSAGTAVEVEPRPDSAELVLQAVGLPAVLKVSAGTSSRDVWVVHDYEGLRTALGEAEERAGGGGGLNGSLFAEPFLAGPLYSAETLSWEGHTRLLGVLSRQTSRLPAVREEAAAFPVALPPDELAAIERWVGDVLATAGHEQGFAHVEFVLTRRGPELVEINRRIGGALVAEAMCRTLDVNVYEALVDVTLGRRPRLLDAPLRPTGPAVAFVLVYADEPGVLEGWSGLEGLNAFPGDVSWYPVRAPGDSVRHVGDQRGCTGMVLAEAPTAELAQHRAWSAATTVRPVMKTAERG, from the coding sequence ATGACCATCGTCGCCCTCGAAGCACTCTCCTTCGGACTCGGACGCACGGCGCGGGCCGCCCACGCCTCCGGCCACCGGTTCGTCCTGCTGACCGGTGACCGGAGCGTCTACCGCCATGAACTGGCCACCGCCCATGGGGCGTACGGGGTGGACGTCATCGACGTCGACACCTTCGACCCGGACGCCGTGCGCGACGCGCTCGCGAGCCTGCCCGACCTCGCCGGGCTGATCAACACGACGGACACCTGGAGCGTGCCCGCGGCCGACCTCGCACAGGAACTCGGGTTGCCGGGTCCCGATCCGGAGGCCGTAAAACTGCTTCGTGACAAAGCGCGCGTACGGCGGACGCTGCACCGGGCGGGGTTGAGCGCGGGCACGGCGGTGGAGGTCGAACCCCGACCGGACAGTGCCGAGTTGGTGCTTCAAGCCGTCGGGCTGCCCGCCGTGCTGAAAGTGTCCGCCGGGACGTCGTCGCGCGATGTGTGGGTCGTGCACGACTACGAAGGGCTGCGCACGGCGCTCGGGGAGGCGGAGGAACGTGCGGGTGGGGGCGGCGGGCTGAACGGGAGCCTGTTCGCCGAGCCCTTCCTCGCCGGGCCGCTCTACAGCGCGGAGACCCTGAGCTGGGAGGGGCACACGCGGCTGCTGGGGGTACTCAGCCGGCAGACGTCACGCCTTCCAGCCGTACGGGAGGAGGCCGCCGCCTTCCCGGTGGCTCTCCCGCCCGATGAACTGGCCGCGATCGAACGCTGGGTGGGCGACGTACTGGCGACGGCCGGGCACGAACAGGGCTTCGCACACGTCGAGTTCGTCCTCACAAGGCGCGGACCCGAGCTGGTCGAGATCAACCGCAGGATCGGCGGCGCCCTGGTCGCCGAGGCCATGTGCCGCACGCTCGACGTCAACGTCTACGAGGCTCTGGTGGACGTCACGCTCGGCCGACGCCCCCGTCTGCTCGACGCGCCGCTACGGCCGACAGGGCCGGCCGTCGCCTTCGTCCTGGTGTACGCGGACGAGCCGGGCGTGCTGGAGGGGTGGTCCGGGCTGGAAGGTCTGAACGCCTTTCCGGGGGATGTGAGTTGGTATCCGGTCCGCGCACCCGGCGACTCCGTGCGGCACGTGGGCGACCAGCGCGGCTGCACGGGCATGGTGCTGGCCGAGGCACCGACGGCGGAGCTGGCGCAGCACCGGGCGTGGAGCGCGGCGACGACGGTGCGGCCGGTGATGAAGACGGCCGAGCGGGGGTGA
- a CDS encoding pyridoxal-phosphate dependent enzyme, giving the protein MPQLSPATPQLSVPVHDHITDAMKAPAFLRLSANVVLARFETMKVYAALGAVRALLERGRVVPGQTLVDSSSGIYALALAMACHRYGLRCHIVASTTVDATMRAQLEVLGATVDQMPPSRSLRLDQERRVRHVRQLLAERPDFHWMRQYHDGVHHTGYRELAELAAAALPGEDLTVVGTVGTGASTGGLTRALRADGRTVRLVGIQPFGSVTFGSEGFSDPEAIIAGIGSSIPFGNVRHELYDTMHWLDFRHAMAGSVALLRQHAVFAGLSTGAAHLVAGWEAARDPRRTHLVLGADTGHRYAERVFARHAEASDPSTLRPERIDELAELRPPWAVLEWAGRPAPPAAVVTPESEAVR; this is encoded by the coding sequence ATGCCCCAGCTCAGCCCCGCCACCCCCCAGCTCTCGGTCCCCGTGCACGACCACATCACCGACGCCATGAAAGCCCCGGCCTTCCTCCGGCTCTCCGCGAACGTGGTGCTCGCCCGCTTCGAGACCATGAAGGTGTACGCGGCGCTCGGCGCCGTACGCGCGCTGCTCGAACGCGGCCGGGTCGTGCCCGGCCAGACCCTCGTGGACAGCTCCAGCGGCATCTACGCCCTCGCGCTCGCGATGGCCTGCCACCGCTACGGCCTGCGCTGCCACATCGTGGCCTCGACCACAGTGGATGCCACGATGCGTGCCCAGTTGGAGGTCCTCGGCGCCACCGTCGACCAGATGCCGCCCTCGCGGAGCCTGCGGCTCGACCAGGAGCGGCGCGTCCGGCACGTACGCCAACTCCTCGCCGAACGGCCGGACTTCCACTGGATGCGGCAGTACCACGACGGCGTGCACCACACCGGCTACCGCGAGCTGGCCGAGCTGGCCGCCGCCGCCCTGCCCGGGGAGGACCTGACCGTCGTCGGCACCGTCGGCACCGGCGCGTCGACCGGCGGACTCACGCGGGCGCTGCGCGCCGACGGCCGTACGGTACGGCTGGTGGGCATCCAGCCCTTCGGCAGTGTCACGTTCGGCAGCGAGGGCTTCAGCGACCCGGAAGCGATCATCGCGGGCATCGGCAGCTCCATCCCCTTCGGGAATGTGCGCCACGAGCTGTACGACACCATGCACTGGCTCGACTTCCGGCACGCCATGGCCGGTTCGGTCGCACTGCTGCGGCAGCACGCGGTGTTCGCGGGGCTCTCCACCGGCGCCGCGCATCTCGTCGCCGGCTGGGAGGCGGCCCGCGATCCCCGCCGTACGCATCTGGTCCTCGGCGCCGACACCGGACACCGTTACGCGGAGCGGGTGTTCGCGCGGCACGCAGAGGCGTCCGACCCGAGCACCCTGCGGCCCGAGCGCATCGACGAACTCGCCGAACTCCGTCCACCGTGGGCCGTGTTGGAGTGGGCGGGCCGACCCGCGCCGCCCGCCGCGGTCGTCACGCCCGAGAGCGAGGCGGTCCGATGA
- a CDS encoding class I SAM-dependent methyltransferase yields the protein MFSGARAETVAELVRSAPLLDFPPGSRVLDLCCGPGLFLVPLAARGHHVTGVDLSQAMLERAETACREAGADVRLLREDMLTYAAPESYDVILNVFTSFGYFEDADDNAQVLRNAWRSLAPGGRLLVDVMGKEVLAGWIGRPQAVDLPDGSYIVQRDTVLDSWRRLRTDWTLVRGESARTASIRSFLYSAAELHDLFVAAGFADVECLGDFDGGPYDQSSRRLIVRGLKK from the coding sequence ATGTTCTCCGGCGCCCGCGCCGAGACCGTCGCCGAACTGGTCCGCTCCGCCCCGCTGCTGGACTTCCCGCCCGGCTCGCGGGTCCTGGACCTGTGCTGCGGCCCCGGCCTCTTCCTCGTCCCCCTGGCGGCACGCGGCCACCACGTGACCGGCGTCGACCTGAGCCAGGCCATGCTGGAGCGCGCCGAGACCGCCTGCCGGGAGGCGGGGGCGGACGTCCGGCTCCTACGCGAGGACATGCTCACGTACGCGGCCCCCGAGAGCTACGACGTGATCCTCAACGTCTTCACGTCCTTCGGCTACTTCGAGGACGCGGACGACAACGCCCAGGTCCTGCGCAACGCGTGGCGGAGCCTGGCACCCGGCGGCCGGCTGCTGGTCGACGTCATGGGCAAGGAGGTGCTCGCGGGCTGGATCGGCCGTCCACAGGCTGTGGACCTGCCGGACGGTTCGTACATCGTCCAGCGCGACACCGTCCTGGACAGCTGGCGCAGGCTCCGCACCGACTGGACGCTCGTCCGCGGGGAGAGCGCCCGCACCGCGTCCATCAGATCGTTCCTCTACAGCGCGGCCGAACTGCACGACCTCTTCGTGGCGGCCGGGTTCGCGGACGTCGAGTGCCTTGGGGACTTCGACGGCGGTCCGTACGACCAGAGTTCGCGCCGCCTGATCGTCCGGGGCCTGAAGAAGTGA
- a CDS encoding CAP domain-containing protein, translating to MLDLIPGGNVALPGGVLAIRVPGPFDLSVLITGDDGKVSGDGDFVFYNQPSAPGAHLRGDTVTVDVGRLRAGASRVTVVVSAADPAVPLGRLPAPTLSVTRADGPPGRSLARFTPQRPAHESVLLLAEIYRRGGGWKLRALGQGYADGLAGVARDFGIEVAEDSAPAATSAPSVPDDGMVALVNAERSRSGAPPVTADARLAAAARAHCAGMAAEGRLGAAPRSGTSLYQRVTAQGYAYLTVAEQLVSGPRTEADFLAYCLTDARMGRTVRDPALSQVGVARVPAPGGDIFWTAVWARPLTPDGLASMASDVVALTNSERTAARLRPLAGDPRLTAAAQAHSDEMVGRGFYSHTSPDGRQPWDRAAAAGCTHRGIGENIACGQRSAAEVVRGWMESPGHRANILKPDFTHIGIGFRGGGEAGTYWTQLFGMSG from the coding sequence ATGCTCGACCTGATCCCGGGCGGAAACGTGGCCCTGCCCGGCGGTGTCCTCGCGATCCGGGTGCCGGGCCCCTTCGACCTGTCCGTCCTGATCACCGGCGACGACGGAAAGGTGTCCGGCGACGGGGACTTCGTCTTCTACAACCAGCCGTCGGCACCCGGCGCACATCTGCGGGGCGACACCGTCACGGTGGACGTGGGGCGGCTGCGCGCCGGGGCGAGCCGCGTCACGGTGGTCGTGAGCGCCGCCGACCCGGCCGTCCCGCTCGGCCGGCTGCCCGCGCCGACGCTGTCGGTGACACGAGCCGACGGACCGCCGGGGCGATCGCTCGCCCGGTTCACCCCGCAACGCCCGGCACACGAGAGCGTCCTGCTGCTCGCGGAGATCTACCGCCGGGGCGGCGGGTGGAAGCTGCGGGCGCTGGGCCAGGGGTACGCGGACGGGCTGGCGGGGGTCGCGCGTGACTTCGGCATCGAGGTGGCCGAGGACAGCGCCCCGGCCGCCACCTCCGCCCCCTCGGTCCCCGACGACGGGATGGTGGCTCTCGTCAACGCCGAGCGCTCACGGTCCGGTGCGCCGCCCGTCACGGCCGACGCGCGCCTCGCGGCAGCAGCACGGGCGCACTGCGCGGGTATGGCGGCCGAGGGCCGGCTCGGTGCCGCGCCCCGGTCGGGTACGTCCCTCTACCAACGGGTCACGGCGCAGGGGTACGCGTATCTGACCGTCGCCGAGCAGCTGGTCTCCGGTCCTCGTACGGAGGCCGACTTCCTTGCGTACTGCCTGACCGACGCGCGCATGGGCCGTACGGTCCGCGACCCGGCCCTCTCGCAGGTGGGCGTCGCCCGGGTCCCGGCCCCCGGCGGCGACATATTCTGGACGGCGGTGTGGGCCCGCCCGCTGACCCCGGACGGCCTGGCGTCCATGGCGTCCGACGTCGTGGCGCTCACGAACTCGGAGCGTACGGCCGCCCGCCTGCGTCCCCTGGCCGGCGACCCCCGGCTGACGGCGGCGGCGCAGGCGCACAGCGACGAGATGGTGGGGCGGGGCTTCTACTCGCACACGAGCCCGGACGGGCGGCAGCCCTGGGACCGGGCCGCCGCCGCAGGCTGCACACACCGGGGTATAGGCGAGAACATCGCGTGCGGGCAGCGCTCCGCCGCCGAGGTGGTCCGGGGCTGGATGGAGAGCCCAGGACACCGCGCCAACATCCTCAAGCCGGACTTCACCCACATAGGCATCGGCTTCCGCGGCGGCGGTGAGGCCGGTACGTACTGGACCCAGCTGTTCGGCATGTCGGGGTAG
- a CDS encoding alpha/beta hydrolase — protein sequence MTTYRKSNSRKTLLLALSAAVVAGSLAVAGPVGGARAVEGGGGLEWEPCAQAGGPAGQECAELEVPLDYGKPGGEQLTLAVSRVRSENPQARRGTLLFIPGGPGGSGVQALTRKGNALRGELDGAYDIVSFDPRGVGGSTTANCGLEADDRYLAKLRSWPGPEGQIGENLARSRRTAEACGENGGAVLRSFTSANEVRDIERFRQALGEEKLSAWGTSYGTYIGALYAQKYPERTDRLVLDSSGDPDPKRVERGWMANTSRAMEDRFPDFAAWAADPDRDGEGLRLAERAEDVRPLFIALAAELDRAPKESTTEGNPLTGGMLRQAFLNGLYSDSAFPQLARLVQAAQDPAAKPVLSPDIGRPLRDEDASVTIAVVCNDVDWPSSVGGYARAMKEDRARYPLTAGMPQNVLACAFWKNGPAEKPARVTDRGPSNILMIQSLRDPSTPYFGALKMREALGDRARLITVDQGGHGMYLANGNACGDSKVTAFLTTGERPERDVYCAS from the coding sequence ATGACGACTTACCGGAAAAGCAACAGCCGAAAGACCCTTCTCCTCGCCCTCTCCGCCGCCGTCGTGGCCGGATCGTTGGCCGTTGCCGGGCCCGTCGGGGGTGCGCGGGCCGTCGAGGGTGGGGGTGGGCTGGAGTGGGAGCCGTGTGCGCAGGCCGGGGGGCCTGCGGGGCAGGAGTGCGCGGAGTTGGAGGTGCCGCTGGACTACGGGAAGCCCGGTGGGGAGCAGTTGACGCTCGCCGTGTCGCGGGTGCGGAGCGAGAACCCGCAAGCGCGGCGCGGGACGCTGCTGTTCATCCCCGGTGGGCCCGGCGGGTCCGGGGTGCAGGCGCTGACCAGGAAGGGGAACGCGCTTCGGGGGGAGCTGGACGGGGCGTACGACATCGTGAGCTTCGATCCGCGCGGGGTCGGTGGCAGTACGACGGCGAACTGCGGGCTCGAAGCGGACGACCGGTATCTGGCGAAGCTGCGGTCGTGGCCCGGCCCCGAGGGCCAGATCGGCGAGAACCTGGCCCGCTCGCGCCGTACCGCCGAGGCGTGCGGCGAGAACGGGGGCGCGGTGCTGCGGAGCTTCACCTCCGCCAACGAGGTGCGGGACATCGAGCGGTTCCGGCAGGCGCTGGGGGAGGAGAAGCTGTCGGCGTGGGGGACCTCGTACGGCACGTACATCGGTGCCCTGTACGCGCAGAAGTACCCGGAGCGGACCGACCGCTTGGTGCTGGACAGCAGCGGTGACCCGGACCCGAAGCGGGTCGAGCGGGGCTGGATGGCCAATACGTCGAGAGCCATGGAGGACCGCTTCCCCGACTTCGCGGCCTGGGCCGCCGACCCGGACCGGGACGGCGAAGGGCTGCGGCTGGCCGAACGGGCCGAGGACGTACGGCCGTTGTTCATCGCGCTCGCGGCGGAGCTGGACCGCGCGCCGAAGGAGTCGACCACCGAGGGCAATCCGCTGACCGGCGGCATGCTGCGGCAGGCGTTCCTGAACGGTCTCTACAGCGACTCCGCCTTCCCCCAGCTCGCGCGGCTCGTCCAGGCGGCCCAGGACCCGGCCGCCAAGCCCGTCCTGTCCCCGGACATCGGCCGGCCGCTGCGTGACGAGGACGCGTCGGTCACGATCGCCGTCGTCTGCAACGACGTCGACTGGCCGTCCTCCGTGGGCGGATACGCGCGGGCCATGAAGGAGGACCGCGCCCGCTATCCGCTCACCGCAGGTATGCCGCAGAACGTCCTGGCCTGTGCCTTCTGGAAGAACGGCCCGGCGGAGAAGCCGGCCCGTGTCACCGACCGGGGCCCGTCCAACATCCTGATGATCCAGAGCCTGCGGGACCCGTCCACCCCGTACTTCGGAGCCCTGAAGATGCGTGAGGCGCTTGGCGACCGGGCCAGGCTCATCACCGTCGACCAGGGGGGCCACGGCATGTACCTGGCCAACGGCAACGCGTGCGGCGACAGCAAGGTCACCGCGTTCCTGACCACGGGCGAGCGCCCGGAGCGGGACGTGTACTGCGCGAGTTGA
- a CDS encoding DUF5713 family protein, producing the protein MSITNQQVAGREFLRGLYPDEYFPDRLLDKGRDILLRLCERIEAERPADLAGLYVLTAVATLEFNRLQEEFWAAGSEIETMARDEIAGDFGFVASAYGFADADLEEVVAERDW; encoded by the coding sequence ATGTCGATCACGAACCAGCAGGTCGCCGGGCGTGAGTTTCTGCGGGGGTTGTACCCGGACGAGTACTTCCCGGATCGGCTACTCGACAAGGGGCGGGACATCCTGCTGCGGCTCTGCGAGCGCATCGAGGCGGAGCGGCCGGCCGATCTGGCGGGGCTTTACGTGCTTACCGCGGTCGCCACGCTGGAGTTCAACCGGCTCCAGGAGGAGTTCTGGGCGGCGGGGAGCGAGATCGAGACCATGGCGCGTGACGAGATAGCCGGGGACTTCGGGTTCGTCGCGTCGGCCTACGGGTTCGCGGACGCCGATCTGGAGGAGGTGGTGGCCGAGCGCGACTGGTGA